In Panicum virgatum strain AP13 chromosome 5K, P.virgatum_v5, whole genome shotgun sequence, the genomic window tttcctattttttttaaaaaaatttctacatcTTCTGATGCGCGTATTCAACATATTTTGATTTTTCACCTCAACATCTACTTAAATATTCAAAATTGACTTTCAAAAATGGCGCGGGTAGATCTGCCGCCTTCGATAGTACAGTATACATTTTCTACATCTTAATTGTGTTTGATATAGAATAATATAGTGTTTGGTAAAATTTGTGCTCGACCCGTGAGTGCTGAGTGGTGACCATATCTCGCTGTCCGACACGACAATTATTTGAAGGCCGGATGGAGGGAGAAGATGATTTGGACGCGCAGGCGTGGGGGCGCCGTGCGTGCATGGTTCGAGACCCCCCGCCGGGCGAGCTAGCTTTACTTGCTGGCCGTCCGTTCCCATTCGAGACCCAAGTGCTAGTTGCTAGCTGGAGAGATATGGTGGTGTGGGTGTGGTGCGCGCGACTTTTGAGGCGACATATATTCCCACGTTGGCTATTCGGCCATGCACGACACTGACCGCCGGGGGTCACTTTCACGGATGGTCGTGTTCCTGGTTGAAccacaggccggccggccagccatcGTGAGCAGTTGGTGGTGCCTTTGGTGCGATCTGTGGGCGCTGCCTCGGGTCATGTACGCTAGCACCCTAGCTGCTACGACTACACTAGCTATAGCAGCTGAACCCctagctactgctgctgctccgtGCGATGTGGCCTCCGTAGTGGACTGCGTAAAAGCGACGACGCGCCATGCCCATGCACATCGACCGATCTCCCGTGTGTCGCGTGGGTCATGCGATGGCACGACAGCGCGCGCGGGAGGGCACGATGCGCAGTGCACAACTGTAGCGCCCGCCGTGGTAGTGCGACCTGCGACGCGTTCCGCGAAACATCCAGGAGGCGCGCGGgtagtagtttaaattttatTTGTTCCCGCGTCCCTTCGACCGAGAAATTAAAggtgccggccggccgcgaGCTGGTTTGACCAGCGAACCAACATTCCCCTCCCTGTCCCCACGAGAGCACGTAGAGTACGAGGCCTGGTAGTACACAGTGCTGCTGGATTCCTTTTGAGCATCTGGATCGCTTTACAGTTTCGGACGGAATAAAGAAACGGCGGAGAACGCCCGGGGGCTCCGGCATACACACCCCGATTTCCTCCGGcataaaccttttttttttctcggatCCTGAAGCGGCGATGCTTCCTGCTGCACGTTGCAACTTGCGGCATGCTCCGCGccgttctttctttcttcttcgaGTTTCGCGCACCGGTAAGCTTGCCCCCTCATCAAGATCGTAGTCTCCCCCCGGGAGAGAGAATCAGTGAATCACAGATCAAGCTTCTGCTTTCGGTGATGGCAGAGTCAGATTTGTTACAGGAGTTCACGAGAGAGCAGCCCTAAGGCTTTGTTTGTTTCCACCGACTTTTTTAAGTCGCTGTCACATCTTGCtattttagagtattaaataaattattttataatttttttatagctAAGTGCTAATTCGAGAGACGagtctaatgaacctaattaatccataatttactatagtgatgctacaataaccattcgctaatcatggattaatatacctcattagattcgtctcgcagtttagcccaaaATTCtgtagttagttttataattaatctttatttaatatttctaaatattAAAATTCTCTTTGATATAGTATGAATTAAAGTTTAGCCCctcaaaccaaacaacccctaaaACTAGCTCGACGATCGAATTGAACCAGCTAGACGAAGCACATGCCATCGCCAGGGCGCTCTAAGCCCTTGTTTGGGACCGAGTCTGCGTCGCTTATAAGcacaagaagcaaaaaaaatCCCGCCGAACGGCCTGGTGTCTAACACGCTTcttcccgccgccaccgcagcaaAACGCGGAAAATAAACTGCGTGCGACAAAATCGCAGAAGCGTCCCCTAGCCCACTTATGGCTTATAAGCCTCGCGATTTTGTGGGTCACGATCCCAAACAGGCGCTAAGTCCAACATCTCCACGTCAGGAGATATTTTTTTGGAGACTGCAAGTACAGTATGGTACACAATTATATTATTGCACCGAGGTGTACCATGGGTCCAGCTCTATCCTCAAATGGTCGGATCTGGTGACTGGTGTTCCTTCGGCAACACACGGTCAATGCGACCGGCCCGGTCAGCCTCTGTAGTCTCTAGTCCGTGCCCTTGGAATCTCAGAGGAAGAGAACTGAGCGGGTCAGGTGAGCGGGGGCTCACGCTGACCGCCGCGGTTCGAGCGCCGTCTCGACGGGGTGTCTCATGTTCTTCTTAAACAATCAGCCAGTGCTCCTGacttacttcaaaaaaaaaaatctcagagGAAGGCGGTTTCGGGATCGGAATGTCTGTCGCGCGCCCGTGCATGTATGCCAGGGCGCCAGCCACCAGGCATGCATTTCTGGCAGGTGCGCAATACAATAATTGGGGAGCAGCAAGCaccaccaccagtccaccacgcAGATGATGTTTATGAGCTGCGGTAGCAAATGCCAACTTGTTTTTGCGCGCCCAGCACGCCGGGTACGGAGATGTTTATTACAAAGCTGTCTGAAACCATGAGAAAGATTTGACCACGGCGCGCTTGTTGCAAAGTTGTTTATGGGATGGGATCgcagcgcgcgcgcgcccgctgCGGCGCTGCCGGTTGCCCCGCCCCCCAACCGCCGTTTCAAGCAAGCGTCGCGCGACCCGAGGCCAACAacccgccgtcgcgccgcctggCACCGTGCCTTGTCAGCcttgccggcggcgccgcgcggcgccgcTGCTCGACTGCGGTTTCTATGTGCTCGTCCGGTCGGATCGGCGGAACATGCGAGACGCGGACGAGGATTCGAGCGAGCTCACGAGAGTCCTGCTGTATGGCCGCGGGCAGGATAGGACCATCGAGCCGCCGATTATTGGTCGAGCTCAGCAAGGCCAAGCATTGCTTCCCATTTCCCAATGCTGCGGTGGCCTAGGCGAGCTCAGCGCATCGCAGCTGAAACTACGAGAGATGCGCTGTGGGCTGGACAATGGTCGACCGGGTCTACCTCTGTTAAATGAATTTATTTTTCACTGCTCCGTAGGACAGTAGGAGTGTACTCTCTTTTTACCTGCTCTGGCTCCGATCTTATCACTTACCCACTCTAATTACCTGGCGACCTCTTCTCCAGCTAGCAGTGCTTATCCGCTAACTAGGGCGTCAAACAATGCGCGCCTGGGTTTGAGAACATGGACATGGACGGTGTGGAGTGCGGCGTGGACTAATGGGGCACGTATCGTGTGGACTGTGGGGACCCGACCCGGACCCGGAGCGCCACCACACAGAACCGCCTTTTCGCGGCGACACAGCCGCCTAATTCCCGGCGCTGGCTGCTGCTCCAGCGCCGATCGGTGATCCCCCAAGGCGACAGCGGGAATAATTCAGGGAGGCGCGGGAACGGGTTGTGAGGAAAAGCCTGACAGCGTCACGGCCGGCGCCGTTCGGACCCAGCCGTGCCGGTTATTGATGGGCCGAGTCACCGACCTGCCCAGAAAGGAACCGGGATCGAGGGCAGGTTCATCTCATCTGAGCTCGTGCATGCGTCGCCCTAACCGAACGCCACCTGCGACGCTACACGCGCCCTGGTCTGATCCGATCGGTGGCCGGCGCCGGTCCCTACCGCGGCTAACGGGAGGAGCAGGAGCTAGGGCTGTGGAGGGTACGGCCATTGGTCGCCCCGTATGCGCTTCTCGTTGAGCCATGCATGCCCCCCGGACGCTGCCGGTGGATCGCGTCCGGACACGTCGCGGCCCCGGCCCCCGACCGCCCTGGCTCCATCGCCACCATGCACCCAGCGCGAGTCCGACccggtcccccccccccccccccccccccgactcaTCCTTTTCCTCCCCCTGTGAGCTGGGCCCCCGCCGGGCCACGGCCAGGCGCCGCCCCTTTGCTCCGGGCGGGCGCTTCCCCGTccgctccccctcccccctccccggcTGATCTATATATACTCCCCCACGAGCCCTcgcacttctcccccacatgCACTTGCTGCGAGCAGCCGCAgtacacacacacgcacaccaccTCGACTCGACCTCTCCCCTGTTCTCGGCGTGCCTGCCCTGTttcgagctctgctccggctcGCCTGCGCGCCGTACAGACCAAACTTTACCAGACAACCATGGTGGTGCTCGCCAACCCGCCTGTCGTCGACCAGATCCCGCTCCTGCGGTCCCCGGGGCCCAGGGACAGCTTCGCCGCCGTGCCGGTCGTCGACCTGTCCAgccccggcgcggcgcgggcgatcGTCGACGCCAGCGAGCGCTTCGGGTTCTTCAAGGTCGTCAACCACGGCGTCGCCGGGGACACCATGGAGCGGGCCGAGACCGAGGCCGTCAAGTTCTTCGCGCAGGCCCAGGCCGACAAGGACCGCGCGGGCCCGGCCTACCCGCCGTTCGGGTACGGCAGCAAGCGCATCGGCCTCAATGGCGACATGGGGTGGCTCGAgtacctcctcctcgccgtcgactcCGCGTCGCTCTCCGACGCCTGcaccgtccccgccgccgccgcgttccggTGAGTTCTCACGCCGGCTTTGTGCGGTCGTCTATGTACGGCCACCGGCCACAGAGCTCTTGAGCCTTCCGGCCGGGCGACAGACAGACATCGATTGACCCcttgctgcttgctgctgctcttgTCAATACAGGGCCGCGCTGAACGAGTACATCACTgcggtgcggaaggtggcggtGCGCGTGCTGGAGGCGATGGCGGAGGGCCTGGGCATTGCGCCCGCGGACGCGCTGAGCGCCATGGTGACGGAGCAGGGGAGCGACCAGCTGTTCCGCGTGAACCACTACCCGCCCTGCCCCGCGCTCCAGGGCCTGGGCTGCAGCGCCACGG contains:
- the LOC120708094 gene encoding gibberellin 2-beta-dioxygenase 3-like produces the protein MVVLANPPVVDQIPLLRSPGPRDSFAAVPVVDLSSPGAARAIVDASERFGFFKVVNHGVAGDTMERAETEAVKFFAQAQADKDRAGPAYPPFGYGSKRIGLNGDMGWLEYLLLAVDSASLSDACTVPAAAAFRAALNEYITAVRKVAVRVLEAMAEGLGIAPADALSAMVTEQGSDQLFRVNHYPPCPALQGLGCSATGFGEHTDPQLISVLRSNGTSGLQIALRDGAQWVSVPSDRDAFFVNVGDSLQVLTNGRFRSVKHRVVTNSLMSRVSFIYFGGPPLAQRIAPLPELLGEGEESLYREFTWGEYKKAAYNTRLGDNRLAQFEKK